One segment of Halorhodospira halophila DNA contains the following:
- a CDS encoding ArsR/SmtB family transcription factor, whose product MAELVNQRRLLEQLAGIGKALGHAYRLELLELLAQRERNVDELARLTGIPLASVSQHLQQLRRMGLISARKEGTRVYYTLADEQVTALLGMLREVAERNLTEVQRMTEQYFHDSDALDAIDSTELLERLRAGMVTLIDVRPPEEFAAGHLPGAINIPAEELEARLDELPAEQEIVAYCRGPYCALSVEAVRRLRAQGRQAYRLEQGFPEWKAEGLPVQ is encoded by the coding sequence ATGGCTGAGCTCGTCAATCAACGCCGCCTGCTGGAGCAACTCGCCGGGATCGGCAAGGCCCTGGGGCATGCCTACCGCCTGGAGCTCCTGGAGCTGCTGGCCCAGCGCGAGCGCAACGTGGATGAGCTCGCCCGCCTGACCGGCATCCCACTGGCCAGCGTCTCCCAGCACCTCCAGCAGCTGCGGCGCATGGGGCTGATCTCGGCGCGCAAGGAGGGAACACGTGTCTACTACACGCTCGCCGATGAGCAGGTCACGGCCCTACTCGGCATGCTGCGCGAGGTAGCGGAGCGCAACCTCACTGAGGTGCAGCGGATGACCGAGCAGTACTTCCACGACAGCGACGCCCTCGACGCCATCGACTCGACCGAGCTGCTCGAGCGCCTGCGCGCCGGCATGGTCACCCTCATCGACGTCCGGCCGCCGGAGGAGTTCGCAGCGGGGCATCTGCCGGGCGCGATCAACATCCCGGCCGAGGAGCTTGAGGCACGCCTCGATGAGCTGCCCGCCGAGCAGGAGATCGTCGCCTATTGCCGCGGCCCCTACTGCGCCCTGTCCGTCGAGGCCGTCCGGCGGCTGCGGGCGCAGGGCCGGCAGGCGTACCGCTTGGAGCAGGGCTTCCCGGAGTGGAAGGCCGAGGGGCTGCCGGTGCAATAG